In the Clostridium sporogenes genome, one interval contains:
- a CDS encoding MATE family efflux transporter, translated as METDMTKGKPMGIIVRFFIPMFIGNLFQQIYNVVDSIVVGRFVGNEAFAAVGSCFLIMSFMTSILIGLAMGASAFFSQLYGAKQYDEMKKAISTSFFFILSISILLSIITNVFLYEIIELFQMPKDTVTYSAKYLRYILTGLIFTGLYNICAYLLRSIGDSKSPLYFLIVSCILNTILDLIFVLVFNMGVSGVGLATFIAQGLAALWCAFYTVKHMKFLDFKRKDIVFSRKLFKTILSYSVLTAVQQSLSSFGMLMIQGLINTFGTTVMAAFAACSKIDEFANRPLQDLSNAFSTYVAQNKGAGNIERIRQGFYAILKVIALISFIISIVVFIFAPNLISIFVKKESTDIIQVGVGYLRIVCIFYILLGFIVMFYGFFRGMGEVNISIILTVVSQGIRVALAYGLARTSMGFTGICWSIVIGWFLSNALGGFMYKKVMANSI; from the coding sequence ATGGAAACTGATATGACAAAAGGAAAACCAATGGGAATCATTGTAAGATTCTTTATTCCTATGTTTATTGGAAACTTATTTCAACAAATATACAATGTAGTAGATTCCATTGTTGTAGGGCGATTTGTAGGAAATGAGGCCTTTGCAGCTGTAGGTTCCTGTTTTCTCATTATGAGTTTTATGACATCTATTCTAATTGGACTAGCTATGGGAGCATCTGCATTCTTTTCACAACTTTATGGTGCAAAACAATATGATGAAATGAAAAAAGCTATATCTACTTCATTTTTCTTCATATTATCTATAAGTATTCTGCTAAGCATTATAACAAATGTATTTCTTTATGAAATAATTGAATTATTTCAGATGCCTAAAGACACTGTAACATATTCTGCTAAATATTTAAGGTATATCTTAACAGGGCTTATATTCACCGGACTTTATAATATATGTGCTTATTTGTTACGTTCCATTGGAGATTCAAAATCTCCACTGTATTTTTTGATTGTTTCTTGTATTTTAAATACTATTTTAGATTTAATTTTTGTCTTAGTGTTTAATATGGGAGTTTCAGGTGTAGGATTAGCTACATTTATAGCACAAGGATTAGCCGCATTATGGTGTGCATTTTATACTGTAAAACATATGAAATTCCTTGATTTTAAAAGAAAGGATATTGTATTTAGTAGAAAACTTTTTAAAACAATTTTAAGCTATTCTGTTTTGACAGCAGTGCAGCAATCTCTATCAAGTTTTGGAATGTTAATGATTCAAGGATTAATTAATACATTTGGAACTACTGTTATGGCTGCTTTTGCAGCTTGTTCAAAGATTGATGAGTTTGCTAATCGTCCTTTACAGGATTTAAGTAATGCATTTTCCACTTATGTGGCACAAAATAAAGGAGCAGGAAATATAGAAAGAATTCGTCAAGGGTTTTATGCTATTTTAAAGGTTATTGCTTTAATTTCTTTTATAATATCAATAGTTGTTTTTATTTTCGCACCTAATTTAATATCAATTTTTGTGAAGAAAGAATCTACAGATATTATTCAGGTTGGAGTAGGATATCTTCGGATTGTATGTATTTTTTACATATTACTTGGTTTTATTGTTATGTTTTATGGATTTTTCCGTGGTATGGGGGAAGTTAATATATCAATTATTTTAACTGTTGTATCTCAAGGAATAAGAGTAGCCTTGGCCTATGGACTAGCCAGAACATCTATGGGATTTACAGGAATATGCTGGTCCATTGTAATTGGATGGTTTTTATCCAATGCTTTAGGTGGATTTATGTATAAAAAAGTAATGGCAAATTCAATATAA
- a CDS encoding AraC family transcriptional regulator, with protein sequence MKNKFHINTKQGYSSMIMQYSSIRTQFATIRGSMNFNNEKEIIYDIKPQYGKGCIKFYKLMGNVMLIIYDTIFNHDMITEFDLSKEYFEIEYCVDGCLNIHEDKVGNMCLSKNALSISMSRETCGRVVNCAGQKYKGISITAEKSAIASYFGSCGIELWEDTIEELENELRNQYYQGINISPEIANIFLQIFNCSLPEKAKILFFESKVMEILSKIVSYEILGTNKINQLQLDEFEINQIKKIPEVLMENLYELPTVNILSKQLAINKNKLAKGFKAIYGDTIFRYHRKICLERAAILLLDTDKSINEIALDVGYSNPSNFCYAFKKEFGVTPLQYKDDSLKLVN encoded by the coding sequence ATGAAAAATAAATTTCATATAAATACAAAACAGGGATATTCATCAATGATTATGCAATATTCATCAATACGTACCCAATTCGCAACAATACGAGGTTCTATGAATTTTAATAATGAAAAAGAAATTATATATGATATAAAACCTCAATATGGTAAAGGTTGCATAAAATTTTATAAACTTATGGGAAATGTCATGCTTATAATTTATGATACAATATTTAATCATGATATGATAACAGAATTTGATTTATCAAAAGAATACTTTGAAATAGAATATTGTGTTGATGGTTGCTTAAATATTCATGAAGATAAAGTAGGGAATATGTGTCTTTCTAAAAATGCACTTTCTATATCAATGTCTCGTGAAACCTGTGGAAGAGTAGTTAATTGTGCAGGTCAAAAATATAAAGGAATCTCAATTACTGCTGAAAAATCAGCTATAGCATCATATTTTGGTAGCTGTGGGATTGAGTTATGGGAGGATACGATAGAGGAGTTAGAAAATGAACTTAGAAATCAGTATTATCAAGGAATAAATATTTCTCCTGAAATAGCAAATATATTTTTGCAAATATTTAATTGTAGTTTACCAGAGAAAGCGAAAATTTTATTCTTTGAAAGCAAGGTAATGGAAATATTATCAAAAATAGTGTCCTATGAAATTCTAGGGACAAATAAAATAAATCAATTGCAGCTAGATGAATTTGAAATTAATCAGATAAAAAAGATACCAGAGGTATTAATGGAAAACCTATACGAACTTCCAACAGTAAATATTCTATCTAAGCAGCTAGCGATAAATAAGAATAAATTAGCAAAGGGATTTAAAGCAATATATGGTGATACTATATTCAGATATCATAGAAAAATATGTCTGGAGCGTGCTGCTATATTATTATTAGATACTGACAAATCTATTAATGAAATTGCTCTTGATGTAGGATATTCAAATCCAAGTAATTTTTGTTATGCTTTTAAAAAGGAGTTTGGAGTAACCCCTTTGCAATATAAAGATGATTCCTTAAAACTTGTAAATTAA
- a CDS encoding AraC family transcriptional regulator, with protein MKINKATGIIKEFALQLNCKEYDYGNGNIHRLPKKNGNSWFVEVQPADGLLLSDAYFSLLKPVTYVYTIPENHILICSLYSGNITIVENGKKSKRLYQGMHFFVNKGKQIKIIINTDEPVWYTFALVLEDFIIKYIKDFSSQPSYILSKKILLQQNYFNTAELLMVFEQLKYAIRNCALPYMYYIGKIYEIFAIIIRNLENEEHLNIPRYNHLSYQNKQFMWILKTEMDKNILNPPTIEEMKNIAEMSESKLRRCFKATYGKTIYEYIRYKKMEQAIRFLSHDEMSIHNIGTTLGYESASKFSAAFKKVYGITPSAFRKSFNL; from the coding sequence ATGAAGATAAATAAAGCTACAGGAATAATTAAAGAATTTGCTTTACAACTTAATTGCAAAGAATATGATTATGGGAATGGAAATATTCATCGTTTACCTAAGAAAAATGGAAATAGCTGGTTTGTAGAGGTTCAACCTGCTGATGGACTCCTTCTTAGCGATGCCTATTTTTCATTATTAAAACCAGTAACTTATGTTTACACTATTCCAGAAAATCATATATTAATATGCTCTTTATATAGTGGTAATATTACTATTGTGGAGAATGGTAAAAAATCAAAGCGTCTGTATCAAGGTATGCATTTTTTCGTTAATAAGGGAAAACAAATTAAGATAATTATTAATACGGATGAACCTGTATGGTATACTTTTGCTCTAGTATTGGAAGACTTTATTATAAAATACATAAAAGATTTTTCATCCCAACCTTCATATATTTTATCTAAAAAAATTTTATTACAACAAAATTATTTTAACACAGCAGAATTGCTTATGGTCTTTGAACAATTAAAATATGCAATTAGAAACTGTGCTCTTCCTTATATGTACTATATAGGTAAGATATACGAAATTTTTGCTATTATTATACGGAATTTAGAAAATGAAGAGCATTTAAACATACCTCGTTATAATCATTTGAGCTATCAAAATAAACAATTTATGTGGATTTTAAAGACAGAAATGGATAAAAATATATTAAATCCACCTACAATTGAAGAAATGAAAAACATAGCTGAAATGAGCGAATCTAAACTTAGGCGATGCTTCAAAGCAACCTATGGAAAAACAATTTATGAATATATTAGATATAAAAAGATGGAACAAGCAATTAGATTTCTATCCCATGATGAAATGAGTATTCATAATATTGGCACCACCTTAGGTTATGAAAGTGCAAGTAAATTTTCAGCAGCATTTAAAAAAGTTTACGGTATTACTCCTAGTGCATTTCGAAAATCCTTTAATTTGTAA
- a CDS encoding AraC family transcriptional regulator → MVKHSDSSWNALADKYNLVKRPYGKGQIYDFPPHWSNGWIAEVNPAKGLFVSSAWFTPNEQIIHTINSSNPFMMLFCIDCGEIVYSQQGKKKQALFPITHLIVNPQKQFTFTFFKDVHYCFTSILIFDDFIKPFLKDRINAPRINVEDAKLWKTQHYNTPDIMLIFEQIRWAVRNTDIPLLAFEGMTLHLLSSITRNFPDIPKRRSNRRHYVTWENEQKIYKVKNKIDEDILNPPDTIELCRIAGMSESKLRQSFKSHYGIPLYKYIRIETMKRAMQLLSADHLSIRNISELCGYKNPAKFAAAFKNIHGITPSDFRKSFNL, encoded by the coding sequence ATGGTTAAACATAGTGATTCTTCTTGGAATGCTTTAGCAGATAAATATAATCTTGTTAAAAGACCTTATGGTAAAGGACAGATTTATGATTTTCCTCCTCATTGGTCAAATGGATGGATTGCAGAAGTAAACCCTGCTAAAGGATTATTTGTTTCAAGTGCTTGGTTTACTCCAAATGAGCAAATAATACATACAATAAATTCCAGCAACCCCTTTATGATGCTTTTTTGTATTGACTGCGGAGAAATAGTCTATTCACAGCAAGGAAAAAAGAAGCAAGCTTTATTCCCTATCACCCATTTAATTGTTAACCCACAAAAACAATTTACCTTTACTTTCTTTAAAGACGTGCATTATTGTTTTACCAGTATTTTAATTTTTGATGACTTTATAAAGCCTTTTCTCAAAGACCGTATCAATGCACCTAGAATCAATGTGGAGGATGCAAAACTTTGGAAAACACAACATTACAACACGCCAGATATAATGCTTATTTTCGAACAAATTAGATGGGCTGTACGAAATACAGACATTCCTTTGCTTGCCTTTGAGGGTATGACTTTGCATTTATTATCTTCAATCACTAGAAATTTCCCTGATATACCTAAAAGAAGAAGCAACCGTCGCCACTATGTCACTTGGGAAAATGAGCAAAAAATTTATAAAGTTAAAAATAAGATTGATGAAGATATTTTAAATCCCCCAGATACAATTGAATTATGCAGAATAGCTGGAATGAGCGAAAGTAAACTTCGCCAATCTTTTAAAAGCCATTATGGAATTCCTCTTTATAAATATATTAGAATAGAAACCATGAAAAGAGCTATGCAGCTCTTATCTGCTGACCATCTAAGTATTCGTAACATATCTGAACTATGTGGCTACAAAAATCCAGCTAAATTTGCTGCTGCCTTTAAAAATATCCATGGAATTACTCCTAGTGATTTTAGAAAATCTTTTAATTTATAG
- a CDS encoding ABC transporter substrate-binding protein, translated as MGIKKLKITFITCLILIFSALAVGCSKSTSTNSEEKSNKDHKTRTISTVMGKVEVPANPKRIIVNYFQGDLLALGVKPLAMSSMEGDIALKNELKGVKIVEKWEPEEIMALKPDLIIVISEEEYKKYNKIAPTIFLPFTKISSEERLTLIGEAVGKQEEAKKVINNFKNKVETSKKKLETAGVMDKSFTLLEQDKKEIMVLGNKWGRGGEIVYDYLGLKAPNVVKKEIINGDQYKNVSLEAFPEYSGDYIIQSVWNYGVDNLKDNNVWSNLPAVKENRVIKTDGNLFYYMDLYSMDKQLDYIVNSILKTTKK; from the coding sequence ATGGGTATAAAAAAATTAAAAATAACTTTTATCACTTGTTTAATTCTTATATTTTCTGCACTGGCTGTAGGATGCTCTAAAAGTACTAGTACTAATAGTGAGGAAAAGTCAAATAAGGACCATAAAACTAGAACTATATCTACAGTCATGGGAAAAGTTGAAGTACCTGCAAATCCAAAAAGAATTATTGTAAATTACTTCCAAGGAGATTTGCTTGCTTTAGGTGTAAAACCTTTAGCAATGTCTAGTATGGAAGGTGACATCGCTCTTAAAAACGAACTTAAAGGTGTTAAGATCGTAGAGAAATGGGAACCAGAGGAGATAATGGCTCTTAAACCAGATTTAATAATTGTAATAAGTGAAGAGGAGTACAAAAAATATAATAAAATCGCACCAACTATATTTCTTCCATTTACTAAGATTTCCTCAGAAGAAAGGTTAACTCTTATAGGTGAAGCGGTTGGAAAACAAGAAGAAGCAAAGAAAGTAATTAATAATTTTAAAAACAAAGTGGAAACTAGCAAAAAAAAGTTAGAAACGGCAGGAGTGATGGATAAGAGTTTTACACTTTTAGAACAAGATAAAAAGGAAATAATGGTATTGGGGAATAAATGGGGAAGAGGTGGAGAAATAGTTTATGACTATCTTGGACTAAAAGCTCCTAATGTAGTAAAAAAAGAAATAATAAATGGGGACCAATACAAGAATGTTTCTCTAGAAGCTTTTCCAGAGTATTCTGGAGACTATATAATACAATCGGTTTGGAATTACGGAGTAGATAATTTAAAAGATAACAATGTATGGTCAAATTTACCAGCAGTAAAAGAAAATAGAGTTATAAAAACAGATGGAAACTTATTTTACTATATGGATTTATACTCCATGGATAAACAACTTGATTATATAGTTAATTCAATTCTTAAAACTACCAAAAAGTAA
- a CDS encoding iron ABC transporter permease, with protein MLQTGKVGVAKYNTVNYGSTSKKRSLFTAIIIGLVAILILSIIISVSIGQVSIPFSQSYEILIYKLTGLQTGNLDQFKNGMFEEIIWQIRFPRVLLAMIAGIGLTLCGVVMQASVQNPLADPYILGISSGASLGATFSIMIGFGVAGTLSELGVAFWAFIGAFGAGALVMGLASIGGKMSSVKLVLAGTVINALCNAISSFIVYFAKDAEGIRSVTFWTMGSLSSAQWGKLPIITTIVMLAVVLFLSQARIMNTMMMGEETAVTLGINLNFYRRLYMVISVAVTGVIVATCGIIGFVGLIVPHIVRSIVGSDNKRLLPTSILFSAIFLIWADIFARTIIPNGELPIGIITSLLGAPVFMYMLVKRSYGFGGK; from the coding sequence ATGTTACAAACAGGAAAAGTAGGAGTAGCAAAATATAATACAGTGAATTATGGAAGTACTTCTAAAAAACGTTCTCTGTTTACTGCAATAATCATTGGGTTAGTCGCTATCCTTATATTATCTATCATAATTTCAGTATCAATAGGACAAGTATCTATTCCATTTAGCCAATCTTATGAAATATTAATCTATAAATTAACTGGATTACAGACTGGTAATTTAGATCAATTTAAGAATGGAATGTTTGAGGAGATTATTTGGCAAATTCGTTTTCCTAGAGTGTTATTGGCTATGATTGCAGGAATTGGGCTTACATTATGTGGGGTAGTTATGCAGGCTTCTGTACAAAATCCTTTAGCTGATCCTTATATATTAGGAATTTCGTCTGGTGCTTCATTAGGAGCAACATTTTCAATTATGATTGGATTTGGTGTTGCAGGTACTTTAAGTGAACTTGGAGTTGCTTTTTGGGCATTTATTGGCGCATTTGGTGCTGGGGCTTTAGTTATGGGGCTTGCCAGTATTGGTGGAAAAATGTCCTCTGTAAAATTAGTACTTGCAGGAACTGTTATCAATGCTTTATGCAATGCAATTTCAAGTTTTATTGTTTATTTTGCTAAAGATGCAGAAGGAATTCGTTCTGTAACATTTTGGACTATGGGAAGTCTAAGTTCTGCACAGTGGGGAAAGCTTCCTATTATTACTACCATTGTAATGTTAGCTGTGGTGCTATTTTTATCTCAGGCAAGAATAATGAATACTATGATGATGGGAGAAGAGACGGCAGTTACTTTGGGAATAAATCTTAATTTTTATAGGAGACTTTATATGGTGATTTCAGTTGCGGTAACGGGTGTTATAGTAGCAACTTGTGGGATTATAGGATTTGTGGGATTAATTGTTCCTCATATTGTTAGAAGTATTGTTGGCTCAGATAACAAACGACTTTTACCAACAAGTATCCTATTTAGCGCAATATTTTTAATTTGGGCAGATATTTTTGCTAGAACAATTATTCCAAATGGAGAGCTACCAATTGGCATTATTACATCTCTTCTTGGAGCACCTGTGTTTATGTACATGCTCGTAAAGAGAAGTTATGGATTTGGAGGTAAGTAA
- a CDS encoding ABC transporter substrate-binding protein, whose protein sequence is MLKKCVTLFIGVIFILGLVGCSQSTQGQNGKGKTIGEQEQKQNKSKSNYPVNIKVYTDEGKEIVQTIEKEPKRVVIMGQSMAELMIKFGLQDKVVGIGYLDKSFSKYDDEISKMPIIAKSWPSKEAIIALKPDIIYSMSSAFKEDRVGDISFWNDRGIPVLPAVNFTIGRSIDEYFKDIKNFGLAFNIENETNKYLKEQKDRMDKVKEVAQKAKTTPNVLLVASAGRENYDYYPPSGCIIDEVIEDAGGKYIELSKDSYMEMSIESIIAANPEKIIITEFQGSDREKIKNKILSNKRLQNVTAIKTGNVMVVDYTNAIRGSLELSDLYEDVAKFIHPELFGGN, encoded by the coding sequence ATATTGAAAAAGTGTGTAACATTATTTATAGGAGTTATTTTTATTTTAGGACTAGTAGGTTGCTCGCAATCTACACAAGGACAGAATGGAAAAGGGAAAACTATAGGTGAACAGGAACAAAAACAAAATAAATCTAAAAGTAATTACCCTGTAAATATTAAGGTTTATACTGATGAGGGAAAAGAGATAGTACAAACCATAGAAAAAGAGCCTAAGAGAGTGGTGATAATGGGACAATCTATGGCTGAATTAATGATTAAATTTGGATTACAAGATAAAGTTGTTGGAATAGGATATCTTGATAAATCTTTTTCAAAATATGATGATGAAATATCTAAAATGCCCATTATTGCAAAATCATGGCCTTCTAAAGAAGCAATAATTGCTTTGAAGCCTGATATTATTTATTCTATGTCTTCAGCCTTTAAAGAAGATAGGGTAGGTGACATTTCCTTTTGGAATGATAGAGGTATTCCAGTTCTTCCAGCGGTAAATTTTACAATAGGAAGAAGCATTGATGAATATTTTAAGGACATTAAGAATTTTGGATTAGCTTTTAACATTGAAAATGAGACAAATAAGTATTTAAAAGAACAGAAGGATAGAATGGATAAAGTTAAAGAAGTAGCCCAAAAAGCAAAGACCACTCCAAATGTATTACTTGTTGCAAGTGCTGGACGTGAAAATTATGATTATTATCCGCCATCAGGGTGTATCATTGATGAAGTAATTGAAGATGCAGGTGGAAAATATATAGAATTATCAAAGGATTCATATATGGAGATGTCAATTGAGTCAATTATTGCTGCAAATCCAGAAAAAATAATTATAACTGAGTTCCAAGGTTCTGATAGGGAAAAGATAAAAAATAAAATACTTTCTAATAAAAGACTTCAAAATGTTACTGCAATAAAGACAGGTAATGTAATGGTTGTAGACTACACCAATGCAATACGTGGAAGCCTTGAACTTTCAGATTTGTATGAAGATGTTGCAAAATTCATTCATCCTGAACTATTTGGAGGAAATTAG
- a CDS encoding ABC transporter ATP-binding protein, whose amino-acid sequence MNLKVDNIFVTLTGRKIVNNISLQVDDGKFVGIIGPNGCGKSTLLKSIYKVINPEKGSVFLGEKDVLKSKAKSVSKQMGVVGQFNDLSFDFSVYDMVMMGRTPHKNLMEPDNKEDYEIVHNALKKVNLTTYSDRSYLTLSGGEKQRVILARAIAQEPKFLILDEPTNHLDIKYQLQIFSIVKSLKIGVLAALHDLSMAATYCDILYVVKNGEIVTYGKPNQILTKELIKSVYEIDCEIYTNPITGEMAIAYKIPKD is encoded by the coding sequence TTGAATTTAAAGGTAGACAATATATTTGTTACTTTAACAGGTAGAAAAATTGTAAATAATATTTCTCTACAGGTTGATGATGGAAAATTTGTTGGGATTATTGGACCAAACGGGTGTGGAAAATCAACCTTGTTAAAAAGCATATACAAAGTGATAAATCCTGAAAAAGGATCTGTTTTTTTAGGAGAAAAGGATGTTTTAAAATCAAAGGCTAAGTCAGTTTCAAAACAAATGGGGGTTGTCGGACAATTTAATGATTTGAGTTTTGATTTTTCTGTTTATGACATGGTTATGATGGGGAGAACACCTCATAAGAATTTAATGGAGCCTGATAATAAAGAGGATTATGAGATTGTGCATAATGCTTTGAAAAAGGTGAATTTAACTACATATTCTGATAGAAGCTACTTAACTCTTTCAGGTGGAGAAAAACAAAGAGTAATATTGGCTAGAGCTATAGCACAGGAGCCAAAGTTTTTAATTCTAGACGAACCAACAAATCATTTAGATATTAAATATCAACTCCAAATTTTTTCTATTGTAAAGTCATTAAAGATAGGGGTATTAGCAGCATTACATGACTTATCAATGGCAGCTACATACTGTGATATTTTGTATGTAGTAAAGAATGGAGAAATAGTAACCTATGGAAAGCCAAATCAGATTTTGACTAAAGAGCTTATAAAATCAGTATATGAAATTGACTGTGAGATATATACAAATCCTATAACGGGAGAAATGGCTATTGCATATAAAATACCTAAAGATTAA
- a CDS encoding ABC transporter substrate-binding protein, with product MKKLLSLFCAIFITTVIFAGCSSSKNEKKEEATVRTITTVKGDIKVPANPKRVVANWYVGEVITLGLNLVGYNAWEQETMPFYDKLKATKKIEKWEPEEVMNLKPDLIITYDEADFDKFSKVAPVLVIPESKNSIDRIKFIGEATGRTTEAKEAVNKFEKKLDAVKKTLKSDKFVGKTFSIMEDWGPTGEFSGIYYETGSRGGTLVYDYLGLKYPDKLKELIEKSQKGRGSISYEVAHEYFGDYILWFQQEGKESKYSKTDIWKSIPAVAAGRVVEIPGKYLGLFYYSDITSLTEQLDYMSNAINSLVK from the coding sequence ATGAAAAAATTATTGTCATTATTTTGTGCAATATTTATAACTACTGTGATTTTTGCTGGTTGCTCCTCATCTAAAAATGAAAAGAAAGAAGAAGCAACTGTTCGTACTATAACTACTGTAAAAGGGGATATTAAAGTTCCAGCTAATCCTAAGCGTGTTGTTGCTAATTGGTATGTTGGAGAGGTTATTACTTTAGGGTTAAATTTAGTTGGATATAATGCTTGGGAACAAGAGACTATGCCTTTTTATGATAAACTTAAAGCTACAAAAAAAATAGAAAAATGGGAACCAGAAGAGGTTATGAATTTAAAACCAGATCTTATCATCACATATGATGAGGCAGATTTTGATAAATTCAGTAAAGTAGCTCCAGTTCTTGTTATTCCAGAATCTAAAAATTCCATTGATAGAATAAAGTTTATTGGAGAAGCTACAGGACGTACTACTGAAGCAAAAGAAGCTGTTAACAAATTTGAAAAAAAACTTGATGCTGTGAAAAAAACTCTTAAAAGTGATAAGTTTGTAGGAAAAACTTTCAGCATTATGGAAGACTGGGGTCCTACTGGAGAATTTAGTGGTATATATTATGAAACAGGTTCTAGAGGTGGTACTTTAGTATATGACTATCTTGGACTTAAATATCCAGACAAACTTAAAGAACTTATAGAAAAATCCCAAAAAGGTCGTGGATCTATAAGTTATGAAGTGGCTCATGAGTATTTTGGAGATTATATATTATGGTTCCAACAAGAAGGTAAAGAATCTAAATATTCAAAAACAGATATTTGGAAAAGTATTCCTGCAGTTGCAGCAGGCAGAGTTGTAGAAATACCAGGGAAGTATTTAGGTCTTTTCTATTATTCTGATATTACAAGTCTTACTGAACAACTTGATTATATGAGTAATGCAATAAATTCATTAGTTAAATAA